A region from the Pseudomonas sp. KU26590 genome encodes:
- a CDS encoding chemotaxis protein CheB yields the protein MRTSFPGSTPEPRALPAVDAIVVGASAGGVEALLKIFRTLPRGYRLPILAVLHVPDQRRSQLAEVFAVNLSIPVKEADDKETIKPGTLYFAGPSYHLSIENDFSLSLSQEERVHHSRPSIDILFESAADAYGERLAAVLLTGANSDGARGIARIKEYGGLTVVQDPAQALARTMPEAALALHTPDFLLPLPDIGSLLVELERIAC from the coding sequence ATGAGAACGTCGTTTCCTGGCTCCACGCCGGAGCCGCGCGCATTGCCAGCGGTGGACGCGATTGTGGTTGGCGCGTCGGCCGGCGGCGTCGAAGCGCTGCTGAAGATTTTTCGTACCCTGCCCAGGGGCTATCGCCTGCCGATCCTTGCGGTGCTCCATGTGCCGGATCAGCGTCGCAGTCAGTTGGCCGAGGTCTTTGCCGTGAACCTGTCGATACCGGTCAAGGAAGCGGACGATAAAGAGACCATCAAGCCGGGCACGCTGTATTTCGCCGGGCCGAGTTATCACCTGTCGATCGAGAACGATTTCAGCCTGTCCTTGAGTCAGGAGGAACGGGTGCATCATTCGCGCCCGAGTATCGACATCCTGTTCGAATCGGCTGCAGACGCCTATGGTGAGCGGCTGGCAGCCGTGTTGCTGACCGGTGCCAACAGCGATGGCGCGCGCGGCATTGCACGAATCAAGGAGTACGGTGGTCTGACCGTGGTCCAGGACCCGGCCCAGGCGCTCGCGCGGACCATGCCCGAAGCGGCGCTGGCCCTTCATACGCCGGATTTTCTATTGCCTTTGCCCGACATCGGGTCCTTGCTTGTCGAGCTGGAACGAATTGCATGCTGA
- a CDS encoding hybrid sensor histidine kinase/response regulator yields MLSEIKAKLLIVDDLPENLLALEALIKREDRQVFKALSADEALSLLLEHEFAMAILDVQMPGMNGFELAELMRSTEKTKNIPIVFVSAAGRELNYAFKGYESGAVDFLHKPLDIHAVKSKVNVFVDLYRQRKVLKQQLEELEHRRAEQEALMRELKSTQSELERAIRMRDDFMSIVSHEVRTPLNGLILETQLRKLHLAKDNASAFTMEKLRAMVDRDERQIQSLIRLIEDMLDVSRIRTGKLSIRTSPFDLSELVVNLVESYSAQIAAAGSVVTLQAPTPVIGVWDEFRIEQVVANLLTNALRYGARKPIELRVYSETGEARVEVRDHGIGISPENQKRIFQQFERVAASHAVAGLGLGLFISDQIVSAHGGRISVESEEGAGSMFRVSLPL; encoded by the coding sequence ATGCTGAGTGAAATCAAAGCCAAACTGCTGATCGTCGATGATCTGCCGGAGAACCTGCTCGCCCTCGAAGCGTTGATCAAACGTGAGGACCGCCAGGTGTTCAAGGCGTTGTCTGCGGACGAGGCCTTGTCGTTGCTGCTCGAACACGAGTTTGCGATGGCGATTCTCGACGTGCAGATGCCGGGGATGAACGGCTTCGAACTGGCCGAGCTGATGCGCAGCACCGAGAAGACCAAGAACATCCCCATCGTGTTCGTCAGTGCGGCCGGGCGCGAGCTGAACTACGCGTTCAAGGGCTATGAAAGCGGTGCAGTGGACTTCCTGCACAAGCCCCTCGATATTCATGCAGTCAAGAGCAAGGTCAACGTCTTCGTCGACCTGTATCGCCAGCGCAAGGTCCTGAAGCAGCAGCTCGAAGAGCTTGAACACAGACGCGCGGAGCAGGAAGCCCTGATGCGCGAGCTGAAGTCGACGCAGAGCGAGCTGGAGCGTGCGATCCGCATGCGCGATGACTTTATGTCGATCGTCTCCCACGAGGTGCGCACGCCGCTCAATGGGCTGATTCTCGAAACCCAGCTGCGCAAATTGCACCTGGCCAAGGACAACGCGTCGGCGTTCACCATGGAAAAACTCCGGGCGATGGTTGATCGCGATGAACGGCAGATCCAGAGCCTGATTCGCCTGATCGAGGACATGCTCGATGTGTCGCGGATTCGTACGGGCAAGCTGTCGATTCGTACCAGTCCCTTTGATTTGTCGGAGCTGGTGGTCAATCTGGTGGAAAGCTATTCCGCGCAGATCGCCGCCGCCGGCAGCGTTGTTACGTTGCAGGCTCCGACGCCGGTGATTGGCGTGTGGGATGAGTTTCGCATCGAGCAGGTGGTGGCGAATCTGTTGACCAATGCGTTGCGCTACGGCGCGCGCAAGCCCATCGAGTTGCGTGTGTACAGCGAGACCGGGGAGGCGCGGGTGGAGGTGCGCGATCACGGGATCGGGATCAGTCCGGAAAATCAGAAGCGTATTTTTCAGCAGTTCGAGCGGGTGGCGGCCAGTCATGCGGTGGCGGGGCTGGGTCTGGGGTTGTTTATTTCTGACCAGATCGTCAGCGCTCACGGTGGGCGGATCAGTGTCGAGAGCGAGGAAGGGGCGGGGTCGATGTTTCGGGTTTCGTTGCCGCTTTGA
- a CDS encoding response regulator — MSSDAENVVLIVEDEPLILMLLSDYLSGEGYRVLQAENGEQAFEILATKPHLDLMITDYRLPGGVSGVMIAEPAVKLRPELKVIFISGYPAEIVESGSPIARKAPILAKPFTMETLHSQIQTLLN, encoded by the coding sequence ATGAGCTCTGATGCAGAAAATGTCGTACTCATCGTCGAAGACGAGCCGCTCATTCTGATGCTGCTGTCCGATTACCTGTCGGGCGAAGGCTATCGGGTGTTGCAGGCGGAGAACGGGGAGCAGGCATTCGAAATTCTTGCCACCAAGCCCCACCTCGATTTGATGATCACCGATTACCGCCTTCCCGGCGGAGTATCCGGCGTGATGATCGCCGAGCCCGCCGTCAAGCTGCGACCGGAGCTCAAGGTGATCTTTATCAGCGGCTACCCGGCAGAGATCGTCGAGTCTGGCAGCCCGATCGCCCGCAAGGCCCCGATCCTCGCCAAGCCGTTCACCATGGAAACGCTGCACTCGCAGATTCAAACCCTGCTCAACTGA
- a CDS encoding response regulator, producing MSIPGQLSERAIILAPHGRDSQLLLTMLEEAGYPAIITHDLVQLCTELMSGAGLAIIADEALRSADINPLLSLLAHQPAWSDLPIVLLTHHGGPKQNPSAHLGKMLGNVTFLERPFHPATLISLVSTAVRGRRRQYEARTRLEELLESEQRLQHALKAGRLGSWQLDTEFLALHCSAITKAHFGRDEGDALPYHDWLSSVHPEDQPRMQSVLQQTLDSGADFIIEFRNVWADGSVHWVDIRARAIRARNGRVSLLSGVTSDITERKLAEQQLRRLNESLEQQVEERTSQLHHNEEILRQSQKMEAVGQLTGGIAHDFNNMLTGIIGSLELLRRRIARGRIDDLDGLIDLGVTSANRAAALTHRLLAFSRRQSLDTKPVLMNDLVNSMGELLNRSVNESIRLDRCLDPELWTAEADPNQLESALLNLVLNARDAMPDGGMLMIETFNRRLDRDFTNAYENLLPGDYVVLSVRDTGCGMPETVISRAFDPFFTTKPIGQGTGLGLSMIYGFTKQSHGHVAIVSQVGDGTTVQLFLPRYHGVAQQDDPALPNDTAQAREGETILLVEDDPAVRALVSQVLSELGYAYVEAGDAVGAIPILESSQRIDLMISDVGLPGMNGRQLADIGRQLRTDLKVLFITGYAENASARSGFLEGGMQMITKPFAFDQLTAKVREMIEG from the coding sequence GTGAGCATTCCGGGACAATTATCGGAACGGGCCATCATCCTGGCCCCCCACGGAAGGGACAGCCAGCTACTGTTGACCATGCTGGAGGAAGCCGGTTACCCGGCGATCATCACCCACGATCTGGTGCAGCTGTGCACTGAGCTGATGTCGGGTGCCGGGCTTGCGATCATCGCCGACGAGGCCCTGCGCAGTGCAGACATCAATCCGCTGCTGAGCCTGCTGGCCCATCAGCCGGCCTGGTCGGACCTTCCCATCGTGTTACTGACCCACCACGGCGGCCCGAAGCAGAACCCCTCGGCGCACCTGGGCAAGATGCTCGGCAACGTCACGTTTCTGGAGCGTCCGTTCCACCCTGCCACGCTCATCAGTCTGGTGAGCACCGCCGTGCGCGGACGTCGACGGCAATACGAAGCGCGCACCCGGCTGGAAGAACTGCTGGAGAGCGAGCAACGCCTGCAACACGCGCTCAAAGCCGGACGTCTGGGCTCCTGGCAGCTGGACACCGAATTTCTCGCGCTGCATTGCTCGGCCATCACCAAGGCGCACTTTGGCCGGGACGAGGGCGACGCGCTGCCCTATCACGACTGGCTCAGCTCGGTGCACCCTGAAGATCAGCCGCGCATGCAGTCAGTGCTGCAGCAGACCCTGGACAGCGGCGCCGATTTTATCATCGAATTTCGCAACGTCTGGGCGGACGGCTCGGTGCATTGGGTGGACATCCGCGCGCGGGCCATCCGCGCGCGCAATGGCCGCGTCAGCCTGCTGTCCGGTGTGACCTCGGACATCACCGAACGCAAGCTCGCCGAGCAGCAACTGCGCCGCCTCAACGAGAGCCTGGAACAGCAAGTGGAGGAACGCACCTCCCAGCTGCACCACAACGAAGAAATCCTGCGTCAGTCGCAGAAGATGGAAGCGGTTGGCCAGCTCACGGGCGGCATCGCCCACGACTTCAACAACATGCTGACCGGTATCATCGGCAGCCTTGAGCTGCTGCGGCGACGCATCGCGCGGGGACGCATCGACGATCTCGACGGGCTGATCGACCTGGGCGTGACCTCGGCCAACCGCGCCGCCGCCCTGACCCACCGTTTGCTGGCGTTCTCGCGCCGCCAGTCGCTGGACACCAAGCCGGTCTTGATGAATGACCTGGTCAACTCCATGGGCGAACTGCTGAACCGCAGCGTCAACGAGAGCATCCGCCTCGACAGGTGCCTGGACCCGGAGCTATGGACCGCCGAGGCCGACCCGAACCAGCTTGAAAGCGCCCTGCTCAATCTCGTGCTCAACGCCCGCGACGCGATGCCCGATGGCGGCATGCTGATGATCGAGACCTTCAACCGCCGCCTTGACCGCGACTTCACCAACGCTTACGAAAATCTGCTGCCGGGTGACTACGTGGTGCTCAGCGTGCGCGACACGGGTTGCGGAATGCCGGAGACCGTCATCAGCCGTGCATTCGATCCGTTTTTCACCACCAAACCGATCGGCCAGGGCACCGGCCTCGGCCTGTCGATGATCTACGGCTTCACCAAGCAATCCCACGGTCATGTCGCGATCGTGAGCCAGGTGGGCGACGGCACCACAGTGCAACTGTTCCTGCCGCGCTATCACGGCGTGGCCCAGCAAGATGATCCCGCCCTTCCCAATGACACGGCGCAGGCCCGTGAGGGCGAGACCATTCTGCTGGTTGAGGACGATCCCGCCGTGCGCGCGCTGGTCAGCCAGGTGCTGAGTGAACTGGGTTATGCGTACGTGGAAGCCGGTGATGCGGTCGGGGCGATTCCGATTCTGGAATCGAGCCAGCGCATTGACCTGATGATCAGCGACGTTGGCCTGCCGGGCATGAATGGACGTCAGCTGGCCGACATTGGCCGGCAACTGCGCACTGATCTGAAAGTGCTGTTCATTACCGGCTACGCGGAAAACGCCAGCGCGCGCTCGGGGTTCCTTGAAGGAGGCATGCAGATGATCACCAAGCCGTTTGCCTTTGACCAGTTGACGGCCAAGGTGCGGGAGATGATCGAGGGCTGA
- a CDS encoding ATPase domain-containing protein yields MTTSKAATGIVGLDDILAGGLSRSHVFLLEGEPGTGKTTVALQFLLAGSAAGERGLYITLSETERELRDGARSHGWELDDNISVFELTPPENLLNAAHQQSLLHSSDLELGEATKQIFEIVEQVKPSRVIIDSLSEIRLLAQSSLRYRRQILAIKHYFARYDTTVVLLDDLTTESLDKTVHSVAHGVIRLEELTPTYGAERRRLRVVKYRGQKYRGGYHDFNIMADGIQVFPRLVAAEHRTGYVSRQLSSGIKEVDALLGGGLDSGSSTLILGPAGTGKSLISLIFAAAAVERGEKAALFIFDEEMGLLYARMKKLGIDLHALQQTGNLVIEQVDAAELSPGEFSHRVRRCVDEMGIQTVVIDSLNGYQAAMPEENALVLHVHELLLYLNRQGASTFMTVAQHGLVGDMQTPVDITYLADTVILLRYFEALGQVRRAISIIKKRTGTHESTIREYRISSSGMTIGEPLEAFQGVLRGIPQYLGEKNPLLRDADA; encoded by the coding sequence TTGACTACATCAAAAGCGGCAACCGGTATCGTGGGCCTGGACGACATCCTCGCGGGTGGTCTTTCGCGCAGCCACGTGTTTCTCCTGGAAGGAGAGCCCGGCACCGGCAAGACCACCGTCGCGCTGCAGTTTTTGCTGGCAGGCTCGGCGGCAGGCGAACGTGGCCTGTACATCACACTGTCCGAAACCGAACGCGAACTGCGCGATGGCGCGCGTTCCCACGGCTGGGAGCTGGACGACAATATCTCGGTGTTCGAGCTCACGCCCCCGGAAAATTTGCTCAACGCTGCCCATCAGCAGAGTTTGCTGCACTCCTCGGACCTTGAACTGGGCGAGGCAACCAAACAGATTTTCGAAATCGTCGAGCAGGTCAAGCCTTCGCGGGTGATCATCGACAGCCTCTCGGAAATCCGCTTGCTGGCGCAGAGTTCGTTGCGTTATCGCCGGCAGATCCTGGCGATCAAGCACTATTTCGCGCGCTACGACACGACGGTGGTGCTGCTCGACGACCTCACCACCGAATCCCTGGATAAAACCGTGCACAGCGTGGCCCACGGTGTCATTCGTCTGGAAGAGCTGACGCCGACCTACGGCGCCGAGCGCCGCCGTCTGCGTGTGGTGAAGTACCGCGGGCAGAAGTACCGCGGCGGCTATCACGACTTCAACATCATGGCCGACGGCATTCAGGTGTTTCCGCGCCTGGTGGCGGCCGAGCACCGCACCGGGTATGTCAGCCGGCAACTCAGCAGCGGCATCAAGGAAGTCGATGCCCTGCTCGGCGGCGGCCTGGACAGCGGTTCCAGCACACTGATACTAGGCCCTGCGGGCACCGGCAAATCGCTGATCTCGCTCATATTCGCCGCGGCGGCGGTGGAGCGCGGCGAGAAGGCAGCGCTGTTCATCTTCGACGAGGAGATGGGCCTGCTCTACGCGCGAATGAAGAAGCTGGGCATCGACCTGCACGCGCTGCAGCAGACCGGCAATCTGGTCATCGAGCAAGTGGACGCGGCTGAATTGTCGCCGGGCGAGTTCTCCCATCGCGTCCGCCGCTGCGTAGACGAAATGGGCATCCAGACGGTCGTGATCGACAGCCTGAACGGCTATCAGGCCGCGATGCCCGAAGAAAATGCGCTCGTGCTGCACGTTCACGAGTTGTTGCTCTACCTCAATCGTCAGGGCGCCTCGACCTTCATGACGGTCGCCCAGCACGGTTTGGTTGGCGACATGCAGACGCCGGTGGACATCACGTACCTGGCCGACACGGTCATTCTGCTGCGTTACTTCGAAGCGCTGGGTCAGGTTCGTCGGGCCATCTCAATCATCAAGAAACGCACGGGCACCCATGAATCGACCATCCGCGAATACCGCATCAGTTCGTCGGGCATGACCATCGGCGAACCGCTGGAAGCCTTTCAGGGCGTGCTGCGTGGCATTCCTCAGTACCTCGGCGAGAAAAACCCCTTGTTGCGGGACGCTGACGCGTGA